Part of the Labilibaculum antarcticum genome, CTTGGTTTTTTAGCCTTGCTCGCGAGCTATGTGCAGCTGTTTGCCTATGGAATTGGATTTATCGATGCCATCTGGAAACACAAAGTGCTGGGTAAAGATGAATTTGGTGTTTTTGGAAAAGGATTTTACGAATAGAGAAAAAAAGATATCACAAAAAAAAGAGGCTTTTAAGCCTCTTTTTTGATTTTATTCTCAATGTATTGAATTACTTCATCTTCCTGATCGGGATGAAACCATTCGATCTCTTTGTCTCTGTTGAACCAGGATAGTTGACGTTTGGCGTATCTTCGGGAATTGCGTTTGATCAATTCTACGGCTTCATCCAGAGATGTATTTCCCTCGAAATGTTCAAATAATTCTTTGTATCCAACCGTGTTTAACGAGTTGTAATGGCGGTATTCAAATAAGGCCTGCGCTTCCTTCAGCAAACCATCTTTCATCATTAAATCAACGCGTGAGTTGATTCGGGAATACAATTCAGCTCTATCTCTGTTTAATCCGACTTTAATGATGTTGAAATCTCTCTTTTTTCGGGTGTTTGTTCTCAATTCGGAATATGGTTTTCCTGTCATCAAACAAACCTCAACCGCATGAATCACTCTTTTTGTGTTTTTTAAATCAACTTGATTGTAAAAAACCGGATCGAGTTGTTTTAACTGCATGCGCAATGATTCAACTCCTTCATTTTTTGTTCGCTCAACAACTTCATTGCGCAATTCGGGATCGATAGTCGGTATCTCATCAATTCCATTGCAAATAGCATCGATATACATCATGCTGCCACCAACCAACAATACTTCATCTTTTTCTTTGTAAAGATTGGAGAGTAATTCTAATGTTTGCTGTTCGCATTCATATGAACTAAAATAGTCGTGAATTGAGTGGGTATGAATGAAATGATGTTTTACCGCCTCTAATTGCTCCTTTTCAGGCACAGCCGTTCCAATACTCATTTCCCGATAAACCTGACGGCTATCGGATGATGAGATTACGGTATTAAAATGTTGTGCGATTTTAATGCTTAAATCGGTTTTACCAACACCTGTAGGACCTAATAGAACAATCAGGGTTTTCGACATCAATAGTCAATTATGAATTAAGAATTACGAATTTGTTAAATGCAAATTTTAATTTTGTGCTAACTGCTAACTGCTAACTGCTAACTGCTAACTGCTAACTGCTAACTGCTAACTGCTAACTGCTAACTGCTAACTGCTAAAGAATGTCATCGTAGTCATCCAAACTTTCAAATTCAGGACCTTCTTTAAATTCGTCATCGAAATCGGCCAAATAATCGTCAGCTGTCTTCGTTTTTTTAGATTGTGTTTCAAATTCACCTAAATCAAGACCCTCAAAATCTTCTGCATCCATTTTGATTTGTTCAGGTGCATTGCCTTCACATAGAGTTTGTTTAGGGTATTTTGTTTTGGCCTTGGATTTTCCTTCTTTTATTAACTGAACATTGAAAAAACGATCAGAAAAGAAATCAAAAACGTAAATTAATTCGGGTCTTCTCGAGGAAACAAATTCACGCATCATTGCAACGTCCATTGGCACAACATTCATGTTGTCATCATCTTCGGTATTCATTTCGAAAAGAGCAATTTCCAATCCTCTTTCTCCACCTGCTCCAACTTGATAAAAAGAGGCCATTTGCGTATTATCATATCCAATTGCCTTTTGAATAGTGTCGTGGAACTCTAAATAAGTTTGCTCGTGATCAATTTCTATTTCAAGAACAAAATCCTTTACCTCTGGTGAGGTTATTTTAAATGTATATATCATGGTTTTACTTTGATTTTAGTTGTGTTAGAAACTCCATTGTATCTACGTTATCGGCATAATCCCAAAGTTCAGGTTCCTGGGCCTTCCCAAATGGAATTGAATTTTGTATTTCATTACCAACAATGCATTGAATTAGTTCGGAATTCTTGTTTAAATTGTTTTCAAGTTGATTAATTTCGGAATAATATTCATAGTTTACAACTCCAATTGGAGAAGTGATTTGTGTGTTTTCATTTAGAAGAACAAAGCCGGTATCCAGATGTTCTATTCTATTCATCAAGAACATAGAACGCTGGTAATCGTAATTGTTTGCGTATTTATTGTGATTATTCACAAAAGAATAGTTTTTCCAGCAATCGAGAAGATGCACTAGATTATAACCTTTAGGGATATATAATTTTGAAACATTTCGGCATCCTAATCCAAAATATAAAAATACATCTCTTCCAAGTGCTTCGAGTTCTTCATTGGTTTCGTTACCAGATAATACCGCAACAGAATTTCTATTCCTGCGAATGATATGATTATATTTTTTGAAATACGCTTCAAAATATCTGGCCGAATTATTACTTCCGGTAGCAATAATTGCATCGAATTTGTTTTCACCGCTCAATCTTTCTGATTGAAATGAGATTAATTCTTTAAATTCAGAATTGATTTCGATCAGTAATTTTGAAACAAAATTGAGAAGCTGATTATCTTTCGAAGATAATTTTCCAATAAATGAATGACCGGATATTAATACCGACAGCATATCGTGAAAACCAACCATTGGAATATTTCCAGCCATAATTATCGCAACTTTTAATTGCGTATTTTGATCGGGAATAGAGTATTTATTTAACCAATCATTCAGCTTTTGCTCTTCTAAAAAAGTACAAATACCATTTATGGATGCATGAACATGAAGTGGGGTGAACCACAAGTTCTCATTTGATACTCTGTCAAGCAAAGCTTCAAAGTCATCGTAATAGGCTGAATTTAGTCTGTGATCATTGCGTTTTGCATCTTCTGATGAAAACTGAGATAGAAAATTACCTAACTCAACGAATGCCTGTATTCTTTCACTTTTGTTCATGGTATAATTCAAAAAAATCCCCATTTAACTTTACTCTAAAGTTATATCTGGAGAATTTGATTTACTTACTATTCCGCAAAGATAAAAATTGTTATCAAATATCTTAACTATTTCAATTTTTATCCAACATTGGATAAAAAACTTAATGCTAATCCTGTTCCCAGGATCAAAATAATTACAAATAGTAAAAATGATATAACTGCAAGTAAAAGTCCGATAAATGCACAGGTTTTACCCGTGTTGACATTATTTAAAGAGCTTGAGGTATACAAATTGGGTGTTTCTTCATATAATTTAATGGCTTGCTTTGATAGAATTAAAGCAATGATCGCCAATATTAAACTAATAATTCCAGCAAAGCAGAATAGAAAAATTGAGAGAATGCCAAGCACCAAAATGGTTGATGAGTTTGGGAGTACTTGTCGTTTATTATCGGAAGTTTGGTCTGAATTTTCCATCCTGATTTTATAATAGTGAACTAATTTTATAAATGTACGAGCTAAGTATTAAAAGTGCTGATAGAGAGAAAAGATATTTAAGAACGATTGTTGCCCAAGAAAAATGGAATTTTAGATGTAGAAGTAATAGACTAAACAAGCTTATCATTGGAAGCAGGGCAGGATATAAGAGTATTGATGCCAAGAGGTCACCTTTGAGAAGTGCAAGCAAAGAGCTTTGCAGTCCACATCCGGGACATGCGATTCCAAAATGTTCTTGAAAAGAACAAGTTGCTAAATGGTTTTCGAGCCAGTTTATTAGATTCTGCCACATACGATTTAATATCTTTTACCAATTTATAAAAACAATGGCGTAAAAAAAAAGCCGATGTGAAAACATCGGCTTCTACTATTTGATTTTATAAATTACAAATCTCTACGCTGATACAAAGCATCCTCCATATCCATTTCGTCGAACTGCATATATTTGTATATTGTCTTTTCGTGAGCTTGGATCTTCTCTTTGTAGATCTCTATATACACCGCAGGAGTAGGTAATTTCCCCAGGACTGAAACAACAGCACCAAGCTCAGCAGATCCCAAGTAAACTTGAGCTCCTGTACCCATACGGTTGTTGAAGTTACGAGTTGAAGTGGAGTAAACGTTTACCTTATCCGGAACACGTAGTTGGTTCCCCATACATAGTGAACATCCAGGAGTTTCGATACGAACACCTAATTGAGAGAAAGTAGCAAAAGTCGCTTCTTCTTTCAATACGGCCTGATCCATACGAGTTGGAGGTGCAATATAAGTTCTTACTTTATCGGATGGAGTTAAACCATTCCAAATTTTTTCACAAGCACGGAAGTGACCAATATTCGTCATACATGATCCGATAAATACATCCTGAATCTCAGTATTCTGAACATCAGAAAGTAATTTTACATCATCCGGATCGTTAGGACAACAAAGAATCGGTTCGTGAATCTCTGAAAGATCAATTTCGATAGTTGCGGCATATTCAGCATTCTCATCTCTTGAAAGCAACACTGGTTTAGCCAACCATTCGTTACAAGCATCAATACGATTCTGAATTGTTTTAGCATCATCGTAACCCATCTTGATCATAGATTCCATCAAGGCAACGTTAGACTTTACGTACTCGATAACACTTTCTTCTGACAACTTAATACAACCTGCGGCAGCAGAACGCTCAGCAGTTGCATCAGTTAATTCAAAAGCTTGTTCAACAGTAATGTCATCAAGACCTTCCATCTCGATGATTTTACCGCTGAATATATTGATTTTGTTTTTCTTAGGAACAGTTAATTGTCCGTTTTGAATCGCAAAATATGGAATAGCGTTCACAGCATCACGCAAAGTGATACCTGTTCTAAGCTTACCTTTAAATTTAATTAATACAGATTCCGGCATATCCAACGGCATGAAACCTAGAGCACCAGCAAAAGCAACCAATCCGGAACCAGCAGGGAAAGAAATACCCAATGGAAAACGGGTATGTGAGTCACCACCTGTACCCACAGTATCAGGAACCAATAAACGGTTCAACCAGGAGTGAATTACACCATCGCCTTGCTTCAAAGGCACACCTTTACGCTCAGATATGAACTTAGGCATACTTTTATGCATTGCCACGTCTGTTGCTTTAGGATAAGCCGCAGTATGACAGAAAGATTGCATGAACATTGGTGCTTCGAACTTTAAACATGCCAATTCTTTAATCTCATCACGAGTCATAGGACCAGTAGTATCTTGAGATCCAACAGTTGTCATTTTAGGAGCACATGATGTTCCGGGCAATACGCCTTCAACACCACAAGCTTTACCAACCATCTTCTGAGCCAATGTATATCCTTGGTTAGGCTTTGGCTGTGGGTTATTTGCAACAGCAAAAATAGCTGTAGCAGGCATTCCTAATAAAGCACGTGATTTCTCAGTTAATGCTTTTCCAATGATCAAAGGAATACGGCCACCGGCACGGTACTCATCTGTTAAAGTATCAGGTGCTAATGAATAAGTACATACGACTTTACCATTGCGGGTAATTTCACCTTTTTTGTTGTTGATGATGATTTCGTCGCCTGTGTTAAGAGCTGAAACATCAGTAATAATAGGCAGTCCGCCAGAATCTTGAGTAGTATTGTAGAAAATTGGAGCAATAGCACCACCAATAACTACGCCAGCAGTTCGCTTGTTGGGAACTGCAGGAATATCTTCACCAATGTGCCATAGTAATGAGTTGGCAGCTGATTTACGAGAGGATCCGGTACCAACAACATCACCAACAAAGGCAACTTTGTGACCTTCTTTTCTCCAGCCAGCGATAGTTTCGATGCCATCTTCGAAACGACCGGCGCCCATAGCTAAAGCATGCAATGGAATATCAGGACGTGTAAATGCCTGAGAAGCAGGAGAGAAGTCATCAGTATTGATCTCACCTTCCACCTTATAAACTTTCAATTTGATTTCTTCCGGCAATTCAGCTCGCTTAGTAAACCAGTCAGCGTTTGCCCAAGATTCAATTACACTTTTAGCAGCAATATTGTCTTTTGCCAGATCTGCTATTATCTGGAAAGAATCATAAACAAGAACAATACCTTTAAGGGCTTCGGCAGCCTCGGCAGCTATAACTTCATCTTTTAATGCTTCAACCAAAACGGTTACATTGTAACCACCCATCATAGTTCCCAAAATTTGAATTGCTTCAGATTTTGTGATGATTGGAGAACTCAATTCGCCTGTTAAAATTTGGCCTAGAAATTCTGCTTTAACTTTTGTTGAATCATCAACGCCGGGAGCGATTCTTTCTTTGAATAAATGCAATAAGAAATCCTCTTTTCCTTGAATGGGATTTTGCAATAATCCGCAAAGTTCTGCAGTTTGTTCTGCATTTAATGGCAAAGCCGGGATACCTTTAGTAGCACGGGATGCTTCGTGTTTTAGATATTGTTCTAACATCTTTTTTTTTTAGGTCTTGTTGTGTAAGTGTGAAAGCGATAAAAAAAATAGAGAATAAATTCTCTATTGACAAGGCAAACATATGGTTTTTCTGATTACACGGTTCAGAAAAAAATGTGTTTTAGATCATGTTATCGCATAAAAAAAGCCCCCCAAATGGAGAGCTTTAAATTTTATATCTAAATAAGGATTACTTTACAGAATCCATGTATTGAATCAATTCACATACTTTAGTAGAATATCCCATTTCATTGTCATACCATGAAACAACTTTCACGAAATTTGGAGACAATTGGATACCTGCTTTGGCATCGAAGATAGAAGTTCTAGTATCACCAACGAAGTCGTTAGATACAACCATATCTTCAGTATAACCAAGAACACCAGCTAATTCGCCTTCTGAAGCTTCCTTCATTGCAGCACAAATAGCTTCGTAAGTAGTTCCTTTTTCCAAACGAACAGTTAAATCAACTACAGATACATCTGGTGTAGGAACACGGAATGACATACCAGTTAATTTTCCATTCAATTCAGGAATTACTTTACCTACAGCTTTAGCAGCACCAGTAGAAGAAGGAATAATGTTTTGACCAGCTCCACGTCCACCTCTCCAATCCTTAGCAGAAGGACCGTCAACAGTTTTTTGAGTTGCAGTAGTTGCGTGTACAGTTGTCATTAAACCTTCAACAATACCAAACTTGTCATTCAACACCTTAGCTACAGGAGCTAAACAGTTAGTTGTACAAGAAGCATTAGACACGAAAGCCATATCGTTAGTGTATGATTTGTTATTCACACCCATTACGAACATTGGAGTATCATCCTTAGAAGGAGCAGACATCACAACTTTCTTAGCACCAGCGTCGATATGACCTTGAGCTGACTCTTTTGTTAGGAAAAGACCCGTTGACTCAACTACATAGTCAGCACCTACGGCACCCCAGTTAATGTTAGCAGGACTTCTCTCAGCAGAAACACGTACAGTATTTCCATTAACTACTAACATACCATTTTTAACTTCAACAGTACCGTTGAATTTTCCATGAGTAGAATCATATTTCAACATGTAAGCCATGTAATCTACATCAATAAGGTCGTTAATTGCAACTACTTCGATGTTACCTTGCGCTACAGCCTGACGGAATACGAAACGTCCAATACGTCCAAATCCGTTGATACCAATTTTAATCTTTGACATTGTGTATAAATTTTAATTTATAAACCCTTTGTTTCTCAACGGCAAAAGTATGTATTTTAAAAATGTTTTATGTAGAAAAACTAAAATAAATAAATTATTTATTTTCGGGTTAAATAAGGGGTAATTGTAGGCAGATGAATTGTTTGGGTGGTATTAAAACGATTGCAATTTAAAAGTGTAGTGCAAAAAAAAAATCTCGATACTTGAGATTTTTTAATTGATTTAAACCGTTTTGCTTGTACAGCTTGTATTTGTTTTTGTATAAGCAGGACATCTTTTATCAACTGCGCACGATGTTGAGATTATTCCAAGAAGGAACATTATTGCCAATGCGTAAAGTGTTTTTTTCATAGGTCCTAAAATTAAAGGTCAGATATGTTTGATTTTTAAATTTTGCAAAAGATATAAAAAAATGTTGTAAATCTACAAATAGTAAATATTTGTGTTTTGTTAAATTTATACTGTCTTTTATACCTTGTCTGTCTTATTTTTGTTTGGAAGATATCAAATTTAATTAATGAAAAAACTATTACTGACTTTATTGATCATGTTGAGTTTACTCACTTTTGGCTTTTGTCAAGAGCGGTTTTTTCTTCTGAAAATAGTTGAACGTATTGAAAATGTTGAGTTGTATGAGATTGTGTCAAGCGGGAAAGAGAAGTTTGCAACAAAGGAATTGGCTTTTGTTCGACTTAAAAATAAAATTTCGAAATTGAAACAAAATGGGTATTTGGAGGCCAGTGTTGATTCAATTTCATTTGCTTGCGATACTATTATTGCCGAAATTCATCGAGGTGAGGGATATGAATGGACCGAAATTAAATTTACAGGAATTAATAATTTGGATCTACCTGCCTTTGGTTTACGATCATTAAAAAAAAGAAAATTTACTAATTTTTCTGATTTGGAAAATCTGCAAACTAAAGTTTTGAATTCCTTAGGTGATAATGGATATCCTTTTGCACAATTGGAAATATCAGAAATAAGTATTTCTGAAAATAAGGTAAGAGGTGAATGGGAGATTAAACCAAACAATCTTATTCGGTGGGATAGTATTGTTTTAAAAGGTACTTCGAACATAAAGCCTAAGTTTTTGCAAAGATATTTGGGGATTCATCCAAATGGGAAATATCAGGAAAGTAGCATCGAATCGATATCTGACAAGATTCAGAACTTGGCTTTTGCGAAAGAAATTAAAGCTTCTGAGATTGAATTTAGTCGTGGGAAAGCAAGAGTTTATGCATATCTGGAAAAGGAAACGGCTAATCAGTTTGATGGAATAATTGGATTTCAGACCAACAAGGACAATAAAAAGCTTGAATTAACGGGAGAGGTAAAGTTGGCTTTGGAAAATACCTTTTCAGCAGGAGAGAGTATTCGTTTCAATTGGCAGAAATACGAAGAGAGCAGTCAGAATTTGTCTTTGGGAATGGTTTATCCCTATTTGTTTTCTTCAAGTTTGGGTATCGATTTTGGTTTTAATATTCAGAAAAAAGATTCAGCTTATTTAAGCACTGCAATTGATATGGGAATAAGATTTTCTCAATCAGGTAAAAATTTCAGTAAATTATTTTTTAAAATAAATTCGTCAGCACTGCTTACAACCAATCATTTGGCAAGTGCTTCGGTTCTCCCAGATTATGCCGATGTAAAATCATATTTGTATGGATTTGCTTACCATTTTGAAAATTTGGATTATTTTTTCAATCCTAAAAGAGGCTGGGATCTTAACTTTTCTGTTGCTGCAGGAACTCACAAAACAAAAAAGAATGCCAATATTCCTGATGAATTATACAATGATATAAATTTATCCGGCAACCTATTAGATGCACAATGGATGCTTGAATACAATATTCCCATTAGAGATAAAGTTAGTTTCCGATTAAGAAATAGGGGAGGAATAAAAGATTCTAAGAATTTATTTCAAAATGATCTTTTTAAACTGGGAGGATTGAATTCTCTCAGAGGATTTAATGAAGACTCATTTAGAGCTTCAAAATATTCTGTTATCACTACGGAATTGAGATTTATACCTCAACAGAATTCAAGCTTTTATTTGTTTTGGGATGGAGCTTATTACAGCAATAATTACCTGACGGATAAAACTGAAGATTATCCTTGGGGAATAGGCTTTGGTTTAAATTTTGCAACAAAATCGGGGATTTTCACATTAAATTATGCTATAGGCAAGCAACAAAATACGAATCTTGATTTTCAGCAAGCTAAAATTCATTTCGGATTTGTTAGTCGTTTCTAATCGATACGCGCTATGCTTTGCTGTTTGTTTTAACCAAAAAGTAATAAGTAATCAGGATTGAAATTCCGGTAATACAAGAGGCTATTACAATTGGCAATTGTCCCTCCAATAAAAGATTTGTTAAAAAAATAATTATAAGAGCAATTACGATTCCAATAGGGAATGATTTTAATATGTATTTAAAATTTGATTTTGAGGTTTCAATCGCAAGGTTTTCTAGTTGTTCAACATTAACTTCAAATTGTTCTATTGCCTTTGAAAAGGCATTGATTTCTTCGTTAAAAAAATTATTTTCCTCTTGGGATATGAAAAATAAGAAGGAGCTAAACTGGTAATTAGCATAAACATTGTAATCCAATCTTTCCTTTTTTACAATTTCGATTTCAACAAAAGTTTTCCATTTAATTGGATTAAGAGAAAGAAGATTGCCCATAATACTTCCTCTGCAAAAAGTCATGCCTTGCACATTTGCATCTATAAGCGTATACCCTCGGACTTCATAGAATTTTATGATATCCGAAACAAGCAGCTTTTTATTCCGTTTTATATTGAAGCCAATTAGCTTTTTCATGAAAGGAAATTATGTATTTCAAATGTATTAAAAAAATAGAGATACACCAATTTTATCAGGTTAAACAGTAGCTGTGGCAACATGTTGTTTTCGAATAGAATGACAGTTTTTTTTGTTGCGTGATGAATTTTCGTGATCGAGGCAATTGGTGTTTTTTGTTTAAACTATTGAAATATTGCAGTTTACAATAATAGATGTGGTGCTGTTAAGATTAAAAAGAAAGTGGCGTTTTTTTATAACTCAAAGCCTATAAGTTGAGTATATATACTATCGTTGTGGCCATTTTACTAATGTAATTCTCCCTATGTTGAAGAATATTAACTCTCTTTCTTGTTCCGAAATCGCATTGACCGATAGTGTTTTGTCTCACTTTCAGGATATCCCTATCCCAAATAACTTTAATTCTCTTCTAGATGAATTTTCGTCCTTAAGTGGATGCCCTTGTTTGTTTCTGGATTTTAAGGATAGATATGTTCATAGTTCTGACTGCAAAGCAATGACGCTTTTAGAGAGTGAATTAGCTAAGAATAGTAATAGTTTCTTTGCTGATATTTTCCGAATGAAACCCGAAAGAGAAGATGAATGTATTGAGCTTGTCTATGGGAGTCATGCTAGGGGAGTATTTGTACCAGTGAAAATCAAAGGGGTTGTTTTTGGCTATTTTGTTTATGGACAGTTTATTGAAAATACAGATTCGTTGGCCCTTAAAATTGAAAAAGAACTTCAGTTAACGAAGGACGAAATTGAAGAATCTAAGTTGCTGAAAATATTATCCAGAACGGAAATAGAAGATAATATATACAAATCAATTCGTTTTTTGAAAGGAATCACATCGCAACTCGAAATGAGTTATGACTTAAAAAATGAGATTAGAAAGAATCAGGAGATCGCAAATGAACTTCGAATTCAAAAAACTTTCTTTCAGAATTTATTTGA contains:
- a CDS encoding IS1096 element passenger TnpR family protein produces the protein MIYTFKITSPEVKDFVLEIEIDHEQTYLEFHDTIQKAIGYDNTQMASFYQVGAGGERGLEIALFEMNTEDDDNMNVVPMDVAMMREFVSSRRPELIYVFDFFSDRFFNVQLIKEGKSKAKTKYPKQTLCEGNAPEQIKMDAEDFEGLDLGEFETQSKKTKTADDYLADFDDEFKEGPEFESLDDYDDIL
- a CDS encoding bifunctional aconitate hydratase 2/2-methylisocitrate dehydratase codes for the protein MLEQYLKHEASRATKGIPALPLNAEQTAELCGLLQNPIQGKEDFLLHLFKERIAPGVDDSTKVKAEFLGQILTGELSSPIITKSEAIQILGTMMGGYNVTVLVEALKDEVIAAEAAEALKGIVLVYDSFQIIADLAKDNIAAKSVIESWANADWFTKRAELPEEIKLKVYKVEGEINTDDFSPASQAFTRPDIPLHALAMGAGRFEDGIETIAGWRKEGHKVAFVGDVVGTGSSRKSAANSLLWHIGEDIPAVPNKRTAGVVIGGAIAPIFYNTTQDSGGLPIITDVSALNTGDEIIINNKKGEITRNGKVVCTYSLAPDTLTDEYRAGGRIPLIIGKALTEKSRALLGMPATAIFAVANNPQPKPNQGYTLAQKMVGKACGVEGVLPGTSCAPKMTTVGSQDTTGPMTRDEIKELACLKFEAPMFMQSFCHTAAYPKATDVAMHKSMPKFISERKGVPLKQGDGVIHSWLNRLLVPDTVGTGGDSHTRFPLGISFPAGSGLVAFAGALGFMPLDMPESVLIKFKGKLRTGITLRDAVNAIPYFAIQNGQLTVPKKNKINIFSGKIIEMEGLDDITVEQAFELTDATAERSAAAGCIKLSEESVIEYVKSNVALMESMIKMGYDDAKTIQNRIDACNEWLAKPVLLSRDENAEYAATIEIDLSEIHEPILCCPNDPDDVKLLSDVQNTEIQDVFIGSCMTNIGHFRACEKIWNGLTPSDKVRTYIAPPTRMDQAVLKEEATFATFSQLGVRIETPGCSLCMGNQLRVPDKVNVYSTSTRNFNNRMGTGAQVYLGSAELGAVVSVLGKLPTPAVYIEIYKEKIQAHEKTIYKYMQFDEMDMEDALYQRRDL
- a CDS encoding acyl-CoA reductase, whose translation is MGIFLNYTMNKSERIQAFVELGNFLSQFSSEDAKRNDHRLNSAYYDDFEALLDRVSNENLWFTPLHVHASINGICTFLEEQKLNDWLNKYSIPDQNTQLKVAIIMAGNIPMVGFHDMLSVLISGHSFIGKLSSKDNQLLNFVSKLLIEINSEFKELISFQSERLSGENKFDAIIATGSNNSARYFEAYFKKYNHIIRRNRNSVAVLSGNETNEELEALGRDVFLYFGLGCRNVSKLYIPKGYNLVHLLDCWKNYSFVNNHNKYANNYDYQRSMFLMNRIEHLDTGFVLLNENTQITSPIGVVNYEYYSEINQLENNLNKNSELIQCIVGNEIQNSIPFGKAQEPELWDYADNVDTMEFLTQLKSK
- the gap gene encoding type I glyceraldehyde-3-phosphate dehydrogenase; translation: MSKIKIGINGFGRIGRFVFRQAVAQGNIEVVAINDLIDVDYMAYMLKYDSTHGKFNGTVEVKNGMLVVNGNTVRVSAERSPANINWGAVGADYVVESTGLFLTKESAQGHIDAGAKKVVMSAPSKDDTPMFVMGVNNKSYTNDMAFVSNASCTTNCLAPVAKVLNDKFGIVEGLMTTVHATTATQKTVDGPSAKDWRGGRGAGQNIIPSSTGAAKAVGKVIPELNGKLTGMSFRVPTPDVSVVDLTVRLEKGTTYEAICAAMKEASEGELAGVLGYTEDMVVSNDFVGDTRTSIFDAKAGIQLSPNFVKVVSWYDNEMGYSTKVCELIQYMDSVK
- a CDS encoding CCC motif membrane protein, which translates into the protein MENSDQTSDNKRQVLPNSSTILVLGILSIFLFCFAGIISLILAIIALILSKQAIKLYEETPNLYTSSSLNNVNTGKTCAFIGLLLAVISFLLFVIILILGTGLALSFLSNVG
- a CDS encoding DUF2752 domain-containing protein; protein product: MWQNLINWLENHLATCSFQEHFGIACPGCGLQSSLLALLKGDLLASILLYPALLPMISLFSLLLLHLKFHFSWATIVLKYLFSLSALLILSSYIYKISSLL
- a CDS encoding BamA/TamA family outer membrane protein, translated to MKKLLLTLLIMLSLLTFGFCQERFFLLKIVERIENVELYEIVSSGKEKFATKELAFVRLKNKISKLKQNGYLEASVDSISFACDTIIAEIHRGEGYEWTEIKFTGINNLDLPAFGLRSLKKRKFTNFSDLENLQTKVLNSLGDNGYPFAQLEISEISISENKVRGEWEIKPNNLIRWDSIVLKGTSNIKPKFLQRYLGIHPNGKYQESSIESISDKIQNLAFAKEIKASEIEFSRGKARVYAYLEKETANQFDGIIGFQTNKDNKKLELTGEVKLALENTFSAGESIRFNWQKYEESSQNLSLGMVYPYLFSSSLGIDFGFNIQKKDSAYLSTAIDMGIRFSQSGKNFSKLFFKINSSALLTTNHLASASVLPDYADVKSYLYGFAYHFENLDYFFNPKRGWDLNFSVAAGTHKTKKNANIPDELYNDINLSGNLLDAQWMLEYNIPIRDKVSFRLRNRGGIKDSKNLFQNDLFKLGGLNSLRGFNEDSFRASKYSVITTELRFIPQQNSSFYLFWDGAYYSNNYLTDKTEDYPWGIGFGLNFATKSGIFTLNYAIGKQQNTNLDFQQAKIHFGFVSRF
- the miaA gene encoding tRNA (adenosine(37)-N6)-dimethylallyltransferase MiaA codes for the protein MSKTLIVLLGPTGVGKTDLSIKIAQHFNTVISSSDSRQVYREMSIGTAVPEKEQLEAVKHHFIHTHSIHDYFSSYECEQQTLELLSNLYKEKDEVLLVGGSMMYIDAICNGIDEIPTIDPELRNEVVERTKNEGVESLRMQLKQLDPVFYNQVDLKNTKRVIHAVEVCLMTGKPYSELRTNTRKKRDFNIIKVGLNRDRAELYSRINSRVDLMMKDGLLKEAQALFEYRHYNSLNTVGYKELFEHFEGNTSLDEAVELIKRNSRRYAKRQLSWFNRDKEIEWFHPDQEDEVIQYIENKIKKEA